The Anaerolineae bacterium genome has a segment encoding these proteins:
- a CDS encoding peptidylprolyl isomerase, whose product MKYFFIFTLIIILSACQNTSPLPTTPVTNTPLEQTAETAPEIQLELTPPPNNQEGAVDQGAFEGEQPLAARVNNQPIFLDPYQKQVAQLEQALKAQNPAITGEQEQATLSQLKRQVLDSLIDQALIEQEANRLGLTITEALLEAKIQESVARGGQAQFETWLAANNLTLAEFKETLRAELMANQVFEHITRNVPDTAEQVQMRQILVADEATARAIIKQLKSGADFAALAQAHSLDESSRANGGSLGWFPRELGLVPPEVETIAFSIHPGEVSGPIKSPLGLHIIQLENREAERPLPPEIHQALKQQTFLHWLTEQRARAAIEKFIEF is encoded by the coding sequence GTGAAATATTTTTTTATTTTTACCCTGATCATCATTTTGAGCGCCTGCCAGAACACCTCTCCCCTACCGACAACACCCGTTACCAATACGCCACTTGAACAAACCGCTGAAACCGCCCCGGAAATCCAACTCGAGTTGACCCCTCCCCCCAATAATCAGGAGGGCGCGGTTGACCAGGGTGCCTTTGAGGGTGAACAGCCTCTGGCCGCCAGAGTCAACAATCAACCGATTTTTCTGGACCCATACCAAAAACAAGTGGCACAACTGGAGCAGGCTCTCAAAGCACAAAACCCGGCTATAACCGGCGAGCAAGAGCAGGCCACGCTGTCCCAGCTTAAACGGCAGGTCCTGGATTCGCTCATTGACCAGGCGCTGATTGAACAAGAGGCCAACCGGCTGGGTTTGACCATTACCGAGGCCCTGCTTGAAGCCAAAATCCAGGAGAGTGTTGCCCGGGGCGGGCAGGCCCAATTTGAAACATGGCTGGCTGCCAATAACCTGACGCTGGCTGAATTCAAAGAGACATTGCGGGCGGAATTGATGGCCAATCAGGTTTTTGAGCACATCACGCGCAATGTCCCCGACACAGCCGAGCAAGTGCAAATGCGGCAAATCCTGGTAGCAGACGAAGCCACGGCCCGGGCCATTATCAAGCAACTCAAAAGCGGGGCAGACTTTGCGGCATTGGCCCAAGCGCACTCTTTAGACGAAAGTAGCCGGGCGAATGGAGGCAGCCTGGGCTGGTTTCCGCGAGAGTTGGGGCTGGTTCCGCCGGAGGTGGAAACGATTGCCTTTTCCATCCACCCCGGGGAAGTGAGCGGCCCCATCAAGTCGCCGTTGGGGTTGCACATTATTCAACTTGAAAACCGAGAGGCGGAACGGCCATTGCCGCCGGAAATACACCAGGCTCTGAAACAACAAACATTCTTGCATTGGCTAACTGAGCAACGCGCCCGGGCCGCCATAGAAAAATTCATTGAATTCTAG
- a CDS encoding chloride channel protein, which translates to MEFIVSQQVTNTSPSSPLPAGYISRRWGSLLDRWELPPEMGMIVTALVVGIGTGLGAVAFRFLIRAVDWLGLTWFPQVTRTWGQAYIVLVPAFGGLLVGLLVYFFAREAKGHGVPEVMEAVALRGGRIRPVVAVVKSLASSICIGSGGSVGREGPIVQIGSALGSSVGQALHLSEERIRNLVACGAAAGIAATFNAPIAGVIFALEVILGHFSVGYFSIVVISAVVAGVIGRMVFGNVPAFVIPTEYGVNSLWEYSLYPLLGVLAAVVGVVFVRLLYWSEDRFDDWQGVPEWVKPAIGGTLLGLLGLAYPYFTGVTWERAPQVFNVGYSVIEDALAGQLALNAVFFLLFLKLIATSLTLGSGGSGGIFAPSLFMGAMLGAAFGLAMKFLFPGIVVSAGAYALVGMGAVFAAGAHAPITAVLIMFELTGDYRIILPLMLTVVVATLLAQKMLNGESIYTLKLTRRGVRLQRGRDVDVMESVKVEEVMRVDVDTTATNLTLAELAEVFNRSRHHGLPVLNAEGKLWGMVTITDLDQAVAENIPRRATVAEIGTPRDSLLVAYPDETMGVALLRMARRGLGRLPVVSRTDPAHLLGLIRRADILRAYNLALTRRAELQHRARRMQLRNLDGTEFVDLRLAEGDNAVGKTVQDIACLLPYECILISIRREGRVLIPHGDTKFQAGDHVTAFIRNRDAESLHACLRGNQANA; encoded by the coding sequence ATGGAGTTTATTGTGTCACAACAAGTTACAAATACCTCCCCTTCTTCACCCCTCCCTGCTGGATATATTTCCCGGCGGTGGGGTAGTTTGTTGGATCGTTGGGAATTACCCCCGGAAATGGGCATGATTGTTACGGCCCTGGTGGTAGGGATTGGCACCGGCCTGGGTGCCGTAGCCTTTCGTTTTTTGATCCGGGCCGTTGATTGGTTGGGTCTTACCTGGTTTCCCCAGGTAACTCGAACCTGGGGCCAGGCTTATATCGTCCTTGTGCCGGCCTTTGGCGGCCTGCTGGTCGGGTTACTGGTCTACTTTTTTGCCCGTGAGGCCAAAGGGCATGGCGTGCCCGAAGTAATGGAAGCCGTGGCCTTGCGCGGTGGGCGGATCCGGCCGGTGGTGGCCGTGGTCAAATCGTTGGCCTCATCCATCTGTATTGGCAGCGGCGGCTCGGTGGGGCGGGAAGGACCAATTGTCCAGATTGGGTCGGCTTTGGGTTCATCGGTGGGACAGGCGCTGCATTTATCAGAAGAACGTATCCGCAACCTGGTGGCATGTGGGGCCGCCGCCGGCATTGCCGCCACCTTCAATGCTCCTATTGCCGGTGTCATTTTTGCGTTGGAGGTTATCCTGGGCCACTTCAGTGTGGGCTATTTCAGCATAGTGGTTATTTCGGCGGTGGTGGCCGGGGTGATTGGCCGGATGGTCTTTGGCAATGTCCCGGCTTTTGTGATTCCCACTGAATATGGCGTTAATAGCCTATGGGAGTACAGCCTCTATCCCCTCCTGGGAGTGCTGGCGGCGGTAGTAGGGGTAGTGTTCGTCCGGCTGCTGTATTGGTCGGAAGACCGGTTTGACGACTGGCAGGGTGTCCCGGAATGGGTCAAACCGGCTATCGGCGGCACGTTGTTGGGGTTGCTGGGTTTGGCTTATCCCTATTTCACCGGAGTGACCTGGGAACGAGCGCCGCAGGTGTTCAATGTGGGTTACAGCGTAATCGAAGACGCCCTGGCCGGACAACTGGCCCTCAATGCGGTTTTTTTCTTGCTCTTTCTCAAACTGATTGCCACCAGTTTGACCCTGGGTTCGGGCGGTTCGGGCGGTATTTTTGCGCCCTCGTTGTTTATGGGCGCCATGCTGGGCGCCGCTTTTGGCCTGGCCATGAAATTTCTGTTTCCGGGCATTGTTGTTTCTGCGGGAGCGTATGCCCTGGTAGGGATGGGGGCGGTATTTGCCGCCGGGGCGCACGCGCCAATTACGGCCGTGCTCATCATGTTTGAGCTGACCGGCGATTACCGCATCATCCTGCCCCTTATGCTCACCGTGGTGGTGGCCACCTTGTTGGCGCAGAAGATGTTGAACGGGGAGTCGATCTATACCCTTAAGTTGACCCGGCGCGGCGTGCGCTTGCAGCGGGGCCGCGACGTGGACGTGATGGAGAGCGTGAAGGTAGAAGAGGTGATGCGTGTTGACGTGGATACCACGGCCACAAATCTGACTCTGGCCGAACTGGCGGAAGTATTCAATCGCTCGCGGCATCACGGCCTGCCGGTGCTTAACGCAGAGGGCAAACTATGGGGCATGGTCACCATCACCGACCTGGATCAGGCCGTGGCTGAGAACATTCCCCGGCGAGCCACCGTGGCCGAAATTGGTACGCCTAGAGATAGTCTCCTGGTGGCGTATCCCGACGAGACAATGGGCGTGGCTTTGCTCAGAATGGCCCGGCGCGGCCTGGGACGCCTGCCGGTTGTTTCCCGAACCGACCCTGCTCACCTGCTGGGCCTCATCCGGCGGGCGGACATTCTGCGGGCTTACAATCTGGCCTTGACCCGCCGGGCTGAATTGCAACACCGCGCCCGGCGGATGCAACTGCGCAACCTGGACGGCACTGAGTTTGTTGATCTCAGACTGGCGGAAGGTGACAATGCGGTGGGCAAAACGGTGCAGGATATCGCCTGCCTGCTGCCCTATGAGTGTATTCTCATCTCCATTCGCCGCGAGGGCCGGGTGCTCATTCCCCACGGCGATACCAAATTCCAGGCCGGCGATCACGTCACGGCCTTCATCCGCAACAGGGATGCCGAGAGCCTGCATGCATGCCTGCGCGGGAATCAGGCTAATGCATAA